One segment of Anopheles stephensi strain Indian chromosome 3, UCI_ANSTEP_V1.0, whole genome shotgun sequence DNA contains the following:
- the LOC118512073 gene encoding septin-7 isoform X9, protein MSASTPTAAQQTAPGAGGPPVPPVKPVLSSPGAYMANFQSGSAGSTVPPITAGIHGTNKTHEKPTIAARPIPPPKLPNYSSSFNKIDRDRNEFTKIDKAEREKVSLLATKREMFFKSESNSPSGPPPNPPVGLNSLNLANNNVIHNNSANAATTDKHSTAAAGLTNSAGATNNSSPAAVSIGAMVTNNNHNGLNGSVTTNGSGLAGNNNLASVGGVNGLTTSMNSVSLKEKRDALLNHHDGGANGHHHHHHADAASAKLANERHEKEKPVVKSKPKELDGYVGFANLPNQVYRKAVKKGFELTLMVVGESGLGKSTLINSMFLSDIYHAEQHPGPSKRIKKTVAVESTKVLLKENGVNLTLTVVDTPGFGDAVDNSNCWLPIVDFVESKYEEYLTAESRVHRTALPDSRVHVCLYFIAPSGHGLKPLDIEFMQRLCDKVNIIPVIAKADTLTPEEITLFKKQILNEIAQHKIKIYDFPDPMDEEEDAKVLRQLRSRVPFAVVGANAIIEIDGRKVRGRRYPWGVAEVENLDHCDFIALRNMVIRTNLQDLKDVTNNVHYENYRCRKLAGLGTDGKAKLSNNLCNIGTVNTNGTGWNPLAQMEEEKREHESKMKKMEAEMEQVFEMKVKEKKQKLKDSEAELTRRHEERKKALELQIRELEDRRKAFEQEKSEWEQQNGVTLDELRRKSLEANSKETVDGKDKGKKKKGLF, encoded by the exons ATGAGTGCATCAACGCCCacagcagcacaacaaacGGCACCCGGTGCCGGTGGACCGCCCGTACCTCCGGTGAAGCCCGTTCTCTCCTCGCCCGGCGCCTACATGGCCAACTTCCAGTCTGGGTCGGCCGGTTCGACGGTCCCACCAATCACTGCCGGCATCCACGGCACGAACAAGACGCACGAGAAGCCGACGATCGCCGCCCGGCCCATACCACCTCCGAAGCTGCCAAACTACTCGTCGTCCTTTAACAAgatcgatcgcgatcgcaACGAGTTCACCAAGATCGACAAAGCGGAACGGGAAAAGGTTAGCCTG TTGGCAACCAAGCGCGAAATGTTCTTCAAGTCGGAGAGCAACAGTCCGTCCGGGCCGCCTCCAAATCCACCGGTAGGACTGAACAGTCTCAACCTGGCTAACAACAACGTGATC CATAATAACAGCGCAAACGCAGCCACAACCGACAAACACAGCACGGCGGCAGCGGGGCTCACTAACTCGGCCGGCGCTACTAACAACAGCTCACCGGCCGCGGTGTCGATTGGCGCAATGGTCACCAATAACAATCACAACGGGCTAAACGGATCCGTAACCACGAACGGGAGCGGTTTGGCCGGGAACAATAATCTCGCCAGCGTCGGTGGTGTGAACGGGCTGACCACGAGCATGAACAGTGTTTCGCTGAAGGAAAAGCGGGACGCACTGCTAAACCATCACGACGGCGGTGCCAACggacaccatcatcatcaccacgcGGATGCGGCGAGCGCGAAGCTGGCGAACGAACGGcacgaaaaggaaaagccGGTGGTGAAATCGAAACCGAAAGAGCTGGACGGATACGTTGGGTTCGCGAACCTGCCCAATCAGGTGTACCGGAAGGCGGTGAAAAAGGGCTTCGAGCTGacgctgatggtggtgggcgAATCGGGACTGGGCAAATCGACGCTCATCAACTCGATGTTCCTGTCGGACATTTACCACGCCGAGCAGCATCCAGGACCGTCGAAGCGCATCAAAAAGACGGTTGCCGTCGAGAGTACGAAGGTGCTGCTGAAGGAGAACGGTGTCAACCTCACGCTGACCGTGGTCGATACGCCCGGGTTCGGTGATGCCGTAGACAACAGCAACTG CTGGCTACCGATTGTGGACTTTGTTGAATCGAAGTATGAGGAGTACTTGACGGCCGAGTCGCGCGTCCACCGAACGGCATTGCCCGATTCGCGCGTGCACGTGTGTCTGTACTTTATCGCCCCGTCCGGGCATGGGTTGAAACCGCTGGATATCGAGTTCATGCAGCGGCTGTGCGATAAGGTGAACATCATACCAGTCATTGCCAAGGCGGACACGCTCACCCCGGAGGAAATTACTCTGTTCAAGAAGCAG ATCCTGAATGAAATCGCTCAACACAAGATCAAAATCTACGATTTCCCGGATCCGatggacgaggaggaggatgcAAAAGTGCTTCGACAGCTTCGTAGCCGCGTACCGTTCGCGGTTGTCGGAGCAAACGCGATTATTGAGATCGATGGACGCAAAGTTCGTGGACGCCGCTATCCGTGGGGCGTTGCTGAAG TTGAGAATCTGGACCATTGTGATTTCATCGCTCTGCGCAATATGGTCATTCGAACGAACCTGCAGGACCTGAAGGATGTGACAAACAATGTGCACTACGAAAACTATCGCTGCCGAAAATTGGCCGGTCTCGGTACCGATGGCAAGGCCAAGCTGAGCAATAA CTTATGCAATATTGGAACGGTTAACACAAATGGTACTGGATG GAATCCGCTGGCCCAGATGGAGGAAGAAAAGCGGGAACACGAGTCGAAGATGAAAAAGATGGAAGCCGAAATGGAGCAAGTGTTTGAGATGAAGGTGAaggagaagaagcaaaagttGAAGGACTCGGAAGCCGAACTAACCAGACGCCAcgaggaaagaaagaag GCTCTCGAGCTTCAAATACGCGAGCTGGAGGATCGCAGGAAGGCTTTCGAGCAGGAAAAATCGGAATGGGAACAGCAGAACGGCGTTACGCTTGACGAGCTGCGCCGCAAGAGTCTGGAAGCGAACAGCAAAGA AACTGTGGACGGCAAAGATAAAGGTAAGAAAAAGAAGGGTCTTTTCTAG
- the LOC118512073 gene encoding septin-7 isoform X20 — MSASTPTAAQQTAPGAGGPPVPPVKPVLSSPGAYMANFQSGSAGSTVPPITAGIHGTNKTHEKPTIAARPIPPPKLPNYSSSFNKIDRDRNEFTKIDKAEREKLATKREMFFKSESNSPSGPPPNPPVGLNSLNLANNNVIHNNSANAATTDKHSTAAAGLTNSAGATNNSSPAAVSIGAMVTNNNHNGLNGSVTTNGSGLAGNNNLASVGGVNGLTTSMNSVSLKEKRDALLNHHDGGANGHHHHHHADAASAKLANERHEKEKPVVKSKPKELDGYVGFANLPNQVYRKAVKKGFELTLMVVGESGLGKSTLINSMFLSDIYHAEQHPGPSKRIKKTVAVESTKVLLKENGVNLTLTVVDTPGFGDAVDNSNCWLPIVDFVESKYEEYLTAESRVHRTALPDSRVHVCLYFIAPSGHGLKPLDIEFMQRLCDKVNIIPVIAKADTLTPEEITLFKKQILNEIAQHKIKIYDFPDPMDEEEDAKVLRQLRSRVPFAVVGANAIIEIDGRKVRGRRYPWGVAEVENLDHCDFIALRNMVIRTNLQDLKDVTNNVHYENYRCRKLAGLGTDGKAKLSNKNPLAQMEEEKREHESKMKKMEAEMEQVFEMKVKEKKQKLKDSEAELTRRHEERKKALELQIRELEDRRKAFEQEKSEWEQQNGVTLDELRRKSLEANSKETASLASRSSDESKGRRVFGSLLRRHTSFGAPDAVRGVTGAAGSTSTLTTSANNNSSTVPPSPQDHNES, encoded by the exons ATGAGTGCATCAACGCCCacagcagcacaacaaacGGCACCCGGTGCCGGTGGACCGCCCGTACCTCCGGTGAAGCCCGTTCTCTCCTCGCCCGGCGCCTACATGGCCAACTTCCAGTCTGGGTCGGCCGGTTCGACGGTCCCACCAATCACTGCCGGCATCCACGGCACGAACAAGACGCACGAGAAGCCGACGATCGCCGCCCGGCCCATACCACCTCCGAAGCTGCCAAACTACTCGTCGTCCTTTAACAAgatcgatcgcgatcgcaACGAGTTCACCAAGATCGACAAAGCGGAACGGGAAAAG TTGGCAACCAAGCGCGAAATGTTCTTCAAGTCGGAGAGCAACAGTCCGTCCGGGCCGCCTCCAAATCCACCGGTAGGACTGAACAGTCTCAACCTGGCTAACAACAACGTGATC CATAATAACAGCGCAAACGCAGCCACAACCGACAAACACAGCACGGCGGCAGCGGGGCTCACTAACTCGGCCGGCGCTACTAACAACAGCTCACCGGCCGCGGTGTCGATTGGCGCAATGGTCACCAATAACAATCACAACGGGCTAAACGGATCCGTAACCACGAACGGGAGCGGTTTGGCCGGGAACAATAATCTCGCCAGCGTCGGTGGTGTGAACGGGCTGACCACGAGCATGAACAGTGTTTCGCTGAAGGAAAAGCGGGACGCACTGCTAAACCATCACGACGGCGGTGCCAACggacaccatcatcatcaccacgcGGATGCGGCGAGCGCGAAGCTGGCGAACGAACGGcacgaaaaggaaaagccGGTGGTGAAATCGAAACCGAAAGAGCTGGACGGATACGTTGGGTTCGCGAACCTGCCCAATCAGGTGTACCGGAAGGCGGTGAAAAAGGGCTTCGAGCTGacgctgatggtggtgggcgAATCGGGACTGGGCAAATCGACGCTCATCAACTCGATGTTCCTGTCGGACATTTACCACGCCGAGCAGCATCCAGGACCGTCGAAGCGCATCAAAAAGACGGTTGCCGTCGAGAGTACGAAGGTGCTGCTGAAGGAGAACGGTGTCAACCTCACGCTGACCGTGGTCGATACGCCCGGGTTCGGTGATGCCGTAGACAACAGCAACTG CTGGCTACCGATTGTGGACTTTGTTGAATCGAAGTATGAGGAGTACTTGACGGCCGAGTCGCGCGTCCACCGAACGGCATTGCCCGATTCGCGCGTGCACGTGTGTCTGTACTTTATCGCCCCGTCCGGGCATGGGTTGAAACCGCTGGATATCGAGTTCATGCAGCGGCTGTGCGATAAGGTGAACATCATACCAGTCATTGCCAAGGCGGACACGCTCACCCCGGAGGAAATTACTCTGTTCAAGAAGCAG ATCCTGAATGAAATCGCTCAACACAAGATCAAAATCTACGATTTCCCGGATCCGatggacgaggaggaggatgcAAAAGTGCTTCGACAGCTTCGTAGCCGCGTACCGTTCGCGGTTGTCGGAGCAAACGCGATTATTGAGATCGATGGACGCAAAGTTCGTGGACGCCGCTATCCGTGGGGCGTTGCTGAAG TTGAGAATCTGGACCATTGTGATTTCATCGCTCTGCGCAATATGGTCATTCGAACGAACCTGCAGGACCTGAAGGATGTGACAAACAATGTGCACTACGAAAACTATCGCTGCCGAAAATTGGCCGGTCTCGGTACCGATGGCAAGGCCAAGCTGAGCAATAA GAATCCGCTGGCCCAGATGGAGGAAGAAAAGCGGGAACACGAGTCGAAGATGAAAAAGATGGAAGCCGAAATGGAGCAAGTGTTTGAGATGAAGGTGAaggagaagaagcaaaagttGAAGGACTCGGAAGCCGAACTAACCAGACGCCAcgaggaaagaaagaag GCTCTCGAGCTTCAAATACGCGAGCTGGAGGATCGCAGGAAGGCTTTCGAGCAGGAAAAATCGGAATGGGAACAGCAGAACGGCGTTACGCTTGACGAGCTGCGCCGCAAGAGTCTGGAAGCGAACAGCAAAGA GACCGCGTCTCTTGCATCAAGAAGTTCCGATGAGTCGAAGGGCAGGCGCGTGTTCGGATCGTTGCTGCGACGGCACACTAGCTTCGGAGCGCCGGACGCCGTCCGAGGCGTTACCGGTGCGGCCGGTTCGACTTCCACTCTCACTACTAGCGCTAACAATAACAGCAGCACGGTGCCACCCAGTCCGCAAGATCATAACGAATCGTAA
- the LOC118512073 gene encoding septin-7 isoform X5 has product MSASTPTAAQQTAPGAGGPPVPPVKPVLSSPGAYMANFQSGSAGSTVPPITAGIHGTNKTHEKPTIAARPIPPPKLPNYSSSFNKIDRDRNEFTKIDKAEREKLATKREMFFKSESNSPSGPPPNPPHNNSANAATTDKHSTAAAGLTNSAGATNNSSPAAVSIGAMVTNNNHNGLNGSVTTNGSGLAGNNNLASVGGVNGLTTSMNSVSLKEKRDALLNHHDGGANGHHHHHHADAASAKLANERHEKEKPVVKSKPKELDGYVGFANLPNQVYRKAVKKGFELTLMVVGESGLGKSTLINSMFLSDIYHAEQHPGPSKRIKKTVAVESTKVLLKENGVNLTLTVVDTPGFGDAVDNSNCWLPIVDFVESKYEEYLTAESRVHRTALPDSRVHVCLYFIAPSGHGLKPLDIEFMQRLCDKVNIIPVIAKADTLTPEEITLFKKQILNEIAQHKIKIYDFPDPMDEEEDAKVLRQLRSRVPFAVVGANAIIEIDGRKVRGRRYPWGVAEVENLDHCDFIALRNMVIRTNLQDLKDVTNNVHYENYRCRKLAGLGTDGKAKLSNNLCNIGTVNTNGTGWNPLAQMEEEKREHESKMKKMEAEMEQVFEMKVKEKKQKLKDSEAELTRRHEERKKALELQIRELEDRRKAFEQEKSEWEQQNGVTLDELRRKSLEANSKETASLASRSSDESKGRRVFGSLLRRHTSFGAPDAVRGVTGAAGSTSTLTTSANNNSSTVPPSPQDHNES; this is encoded by the exons ATGAGTGCATCAACGCCCacagcagcacaacaaacGGCACCCGGTGCCGGTGGACCGCCCGTACCTCCGGTGAAGCCCGTTCTCTCCTCGCCCGGCGCCTACATGGCCAACTTCCAGTCTGGGTCGGCCGGTTCGACGGTCCCACCAATCACTGCCGGCATCCACGGCACGAACAAGACGCACGAGAAGCCGACGATCGCCGCCCGGCCCATACCACCTCCGAAGCTGCCAAACTACTCGTCGTCCTTTAACAAgatcgatcgcgatcgcaACGAGTTCACCAAGATCGACAAAGCGGAACGGGAAAAG TTGGCAACCAAGCGCGAAATGTTCTTCAAGTCGGAGAGCAACAGTCCGTCCGGGCCGCCTCCAAATCCACCG CATAATAACAGCGCAAACGCAGCCACAACCGACAAACACAGCACGGCGGCAGCGGGGCTCACTAACTCGGCCGGCGCTACTAACAACAGCTCACCGGCCGCGGTGTCGATTGGCGCAATGGTCACCAATAACAATCACAACGGGCTAAACGGATCCGTAACCACGAACGGGAGCGGTTTGGCCGGGAACAATAATCTCGCCAGCGTCGGTGGTGTGAACGGGCTGACCACGAGCATGAACAGTGTTTCGCTGAAGGAAAAGCGGGACGCACTGCTAAACCATCACGACGGCGGTGCCAACggacaccatcatcatcaccacgcGGATGCGGCGAGCGCGAAGCTGGCGAACGAACGGcacgaaaaggaaaagccGGTGGTGAAATCGAAACCGAAAGAGCTGGACGGATACGTTGGGTTCGCGAACCTGCCCAATCAGGTGTACCGGAAGGCGGTGAAAAAGGGCTTCGAGCTGacgctgatggtggtgggcgAATCGGGACTGGGCAAATCGACGCTCATCAACTCGATGTTCCTGTCGGACATTTACCACGCCGAGCAGCATCCAGGACCGTCGAAGCGCATCAAAAAGACGGTTGCCGTCGAGAGTACGAAGGTGCTGCTGAAGGAGAACGGTGTCAACCTCACGCTGACCGTGGTCGATACGCCCGGGTTCGGTGATGCCGTAGACAACAGCAACTG CTGGCTACCGATTGTGGACTTTGTTGAATCGAAGTATGAGGAGTACTTGACGGCCGAGTCGCGCGTCCACCGAACGGCATTGCCCGATTCGCGCGTGCACGTGTGTCTGTACTTTATCGCCCCGTCCGGGCATGGGTTGAAACCGCTGGATATCGAGTTCATGCAGCGGCTGTGCGATAAGGTGAACATCATACCAGTCATTGCCAAGGCGGACACGCTCACCCCGGAGGAAATTACTCTGTTCAAGAAGCAG ATCCTGAATGAAATCGCTCAACACAAGATCAAAATCTACGATTTCCCGGATCCGatggacgaggaggaggatgcAAAAGTGCTTCGACAGCTTCGTAGCCGCGTACCGTTCGCGGTTGTCGGAGCAAACGCGATTATTGAGATCGATGGACGCAAAGTTCGTGGACGCCGCTATCCGTGGGGCGTTGCTGAAG TTGAGAATCTGGACCATTGTGATTTCATCGCTCTGCGCAATATGGTCATTCGAACGAACCTGCAGGACCTGAAGGATGTGACAAACAATGTGCACTACGAAAACTATCGCTGCCGAAAATTGGCCGGTCTCGGTACCGATGGCAAGGCCAAGCTGAGCAATAA CTTATGCAATATTGGAACGGTTAACACAAATGGTACTGGATG GAATCCGCTGGCCCAGATGGAGGAAGAAAAGCGGGAACACGAGTCGAAGATGAAAAAGATGGAAGCCGAAATGGAGCAAGTGTTTGAGATGAAGGTGAaggagaagaagcaaaagttGAAGGACTCGGAAGCCGAACTAACCAGACGCCAcgaggaaagaaagaag GCTCTCGAGCTTCAAATACGCGAGCTGGAGGATCGCAGGAAGGCTTTCGAGCAGGAAAAATCGGAATGGGAACAGCAGAACGGCGTTACGCTTGACGAGCTGCGCCGCAAGAGTCTGGAAGCGAACAGCAAAGA GACCGCGTCTCTTGCATCAAGAAGTTCCGATGAGTCGAAGGGCAGGCGCGTGTTCGGATCGTTGCTGCGACGGCACACTAGCTTCGGAGCGCCGGACGCCGTCCGAGGCGTTACCGGTGCGGCCGGTTCGACTTCCACTCTCACTACTAGCGCTAACAATAACAGCAGCACGGTGCCACCCAGTCCGCAAGATCATAACGAATCGTAA
- the LOC118512073 gene encoding septin-7 isoform X7, with protein sequence MSASTPTAAQQTAPGAGGPPVPPVKPVLSSPGAYMANFQSGSAGSTVPPITAGIHGTNKTHEKPTIAARPIPPPKLPNYSSSFNKIDRDRNEFTKIDKAEREKVSLHNNSANAATTDKHSTAAAGLTNSAGATNNSSPAAVSIGAMVTNNNHNGLNGSVTTNGSGLAGNNNLASVGGVNGLTTSMNSVSLKEKRDALLNHHDGGANGHHHHHHADAASAKLANERHEKEKPVVKSKPKELDGYVGFANLPNQVYRKAVKKGFELTLMVVGESGLGKSTLINSMFLSDIYHAEQHPGPSKRIKKTVAVESTKVLLKENGVNLTLTVVDTPGFGDAVDNSNCWLPIVDFVESKYEEYLTAESRVHRTALPDSRVHVCLYFIAPSGHGLKPLDIEFMQRLCDKVNIIPVIAKADTLTPEEITLFKKQILNEIAQHKIKIYDFPDPMDEEEDAKVLRQLRSRVPFAVVGANAIIEIDGRKVRGRRYPWGVAEVENLDHCDFIALRNMVIRTNLQDLKDVTNNVHYENYRCRKLAGLGTDGKAKLSNNLCNIGTVNTNGTGWNPLAQMEEEKREHESKMKKMEAEMEQVFEMKVKEKKQKLKDSEAELTRRHEERKKALELQIRELEDRRKAFEQEKSEWEQQNGVTLDELRRKSLEANSKETASLASRSSDESKGRRVFGSLLRRHTSFGAPDAVRGVTGAAGSTSTLTTSANNNSSTVPPSPQDHNES encoded by the exons ATGAGTGCATCAACGCCCacagcagcacaacaaacGGCACCCGGTGCCGGTGGACCGCCCGTACCTCCGGTGAAGCCCGTTCTCTCCTCGCCCGGCGCCTACATGGCCAACTTCCAGTCTGGGTCGGCCGGTTCGACGGTCCCACCAATCACTGCCGGCATCCACGGCACGAACAAGACGCACGAGAAGCCGACGATCGCCGCCCGGCCCATACCACCTCCGAAGCTGCCAAACTACTCGTCGTCCTTTAACAAgatcgatcgcgatcgcaACGAGTTCACCAAGATCGACAAAGCGGAACGGGAAAAGGTTAGCCTG CATAATAACAGCGCAAACGCAGCCACAACCGACAAACACAGCACGGCGGCAGCGGGGCTCACTAACTCGGCCGGCGCTACTAACAACAGCTCACCGGCCGCGGTGTCGATTGGCGCAATGGTCACCAATAACAATCACAACGGGCTAAACGGATCCGTAACCACGAACGGGAGCGGTTTGGCCGGGAACAATAATCTCGCCAGCGTCGGTGGTGTGAACGGGCTGACCACGAGCATGAACAGTGTTTCGCTGAAGGAAAAGCGGGACGCACTGCTAAACCATCACGACGGCGGTGCCAACggacaccatcatcatcaccacgcGGATGCGGCGAGCGCGAAGCTGGCGAACGAACGGcacgaaaaggaaaagccGGTGGTGAAATCGAAACCGAAAGAGCTGGACGGATACGTTGGGTTCGCGAACCTGCCCAATCAGGTGTACCGGAAGGCGGTGAAAAAGGGCTTCGAGCTGacgctgatggtggtgggcgAATCGGGACTGGGCAAATCGACGCTCATCAACTCGATGTTCCTGTCGGACATTTACCACGCCGAGCAGCATCCAGGACCGTCGAAGCGCATCAAAAAGACGGTTGCCGTCGAGAGTACGAAGGTGCTGCTGAAGGAGAACGGTGTCAACCTCACGCTGACCGTGGTCGATACGCCCGGGTTCGGTGATGCCGTAGACAACAGCAACTG CTGGCTACCGATTGTGGACTTTGTTGAATCGAAGTATGAGGAGTACTTGACGGCCGAGTCGCGCGTCCACCGAACGGCATTGCCCGATTCGCGCGTGCACGTGTGTCTGTACTTTATCGCCCCGTCCGGGCATGGGTTGAAACCGCTGGATATCGAGTTCATGCAGCGGCTGTGCGATAAGGTGAACATCATACCAGTCATTGCCAAGGCGGACACGCTCACCCCGGAGGAAATTACTCTGTTCAAGAAGCAG ATCCTGAATGAAATCGCTCAACACAAGATCAAAATCTACGATTTCCCGGATCCGatggacgaggaggaggatgcAAAAGTGCTTCGACAGCTTCGTAGCCGCGTACCGTTCGCGGTTGTCGGAGCAAACGCGATTATTGAGATCGATGGACGCAAAGTTCGTGGACGCCGCTATCCGTGGGGCGTTGCTGAAG TTGAGAATCTGGACCATTGTGATTTCATCGCTCTGCGCAATATGGTCATTCGAACGAACCTGCAGGACCTGAAGGATGTGACAAACAATGTGCACTACGAAAACTATCGCTGCCGAAAATTGGCCGGTCTCGGTACCGATGGCAAGGCCAAGCTGAGCAATAA CTTATGCAATATTGGAACGGTTAACACAAATGGTACTGGATG GAATCCGCTGGCCCAGATGGAGGAAGAAAAGCGGGAACACGAGTCGAAGATGAAAAAGATGGAAGCCGAAATGGAGCAAGTGTTTGAGATGAAGGTGAaggagaagaagcaaaagttGAAGGACTCGGAAGCCGAACTAACCAGACGCCAcgaggaaagaaagaag GCTCTCGAGCTTCAAATACGCGAGCTGGAGGATCGCAGGAAGGCTTTCGAGCAGGAAAAATCGGAATGGGAACAGCAGAACGGCGTTACGCTTGACGAGCTGCGCCGCAAGAGTCTGGAAGCGAACAGCAAAGA GACCGCGTCTCTTGCATCAAGAAGTTCCGATGAGTCGAAGGGCAGGCGCGTGTTCGGATCGTTGCTGCGACGGCACACTAGCTTCGGAGCGCCGGACGCCGTCCGAGGCGTTACCGGTGCGGCCGGTTCGACTTCCACTCTCACTACTAGCGCTAACAATAACAGCAGCACGGTGCCACCCAGTCCGCAAGATCATAACGAATCGTAA
- the LOC118512073 gene encoding septin-7 isoform X2: MSASTPTAAQQTAPGAGGPPVPPVKPVLSSPGAYMANFQSGSAGSTVPPITAGIHGTNKTHEKPTIAARPIPPPKLPNYSSSFNKIDRDRNEFTKIDKAEREKLATKREMFFKSESNSPSGPPPNPPVGLNSLNLANNNVIHNNSANAATTDKHSTAAAGLTNSAGATNNSSPAAVSIGAMVTNNNHNGLNGSVTTNGSGLAGNNNLASVGGVNGLTTSMNSVSLKEKRDALLNHHDGGANGHHHHHHADAASAKLANERHEKEKPVVKSKPKELDGYVGFANLPNQVYRKAVKKGFELTLMVVGESGLGKSTLINSMFLSDIYHAEQHPGPSKRIKKTVAVESTKVLLKENGVNLTLTVVDTPGFGDAVDNSNCWLPIVDFVESKYEEYLTAESRVHRTALPDSRVHVCLYFIAPSGHGLKPLDIEFMQRLCDKVNIIPVIAKADTLTPEEITLFKKQILNEIAQHKIKIYDFPDPMDEEEDAKVLRQLRSRVPFAVVGANAIIEIDGRKVRGRRYPWGVAEVENLDHCDFIALRNMVIRTNLQDLKDVTNNVHYENYRCRKLAGLGTDGKAKLSNNLCNIGTVNTNGTGWNPLAQMEEEKREHESKMKKMEAEMEQVFEMKVKEKKQKLKDSEAELTRRHEERKKALELQIRELEDRRKAFEQEKSEWEQQNGVTLDELRRKSLEANSKETASLASRSSDESKGRRVFGSLLRRHTSFGAPDAVRGVTGAAGSTSTLTTSANNNSSTVPPSPQDHNES; the protein is encoded by the exons ATGAGTGCATCAACGCCCacagcagcacaacaaacGGCACCCGGTGCCGGTGGACCGCCCGTACCTCCGGTGAAGCCCGTTCTCTCCTCGCCCGGCGCCTACATGGCCAACTTCCAGTCTGGGTCGGCCGGTTCGACGGTCCCACCAATCACTGCCGGCATCCACGGCACGAACAAGACGCACGAGAAGCCGACGATCGCCGCCCGGCCCATACCACCTCCGAAGCTGCCAAACTACTCGTCGTCCTTTAACAAgatcgatcgcgatcgcaACGAGTTCACCAAGATCGACAAAGCGGAACGGGAAAAG TTGGCAACCAAGCGCGAAATGTTCTTCAAGTCGGAGAGCAACAGTCCGTCCGGGCCGCCTCCAAATCCACCGGTAGGACTGAACAGTCTCAACCTGGCTAACAACAACGTGATC CATAATAACAGCGCAAACGCAGCCACAACCGACAAACACAGCACGGCGGCAGCGGGGCTCACTAACTCGGCCGGCGCTACTAACAACAGCTCACCGGCCGCGGTGTCGATTGGCGCAATGGTCACCAATAACAATCACAACGGGCTAAACGGATCCGTAACCACGAACGGGAGCGGTTTGGCCGGGAACAATAATCTCGCCAGCGTCGGTGGTGTGAACGGGCTGACCACGAGCATGAACAGTGTTTCGCTGAAGGAAAAGCGGGACGCACTGCTAAACCATCACGACGGCGGTGCCAACggacaccatcatcatcaccacgcGGATGCGGCGAGCGCGAAGCTGGCGAACGAACGGcacgaaaaggaaaagccGGTGGTGAAATCGAAACCGAAAGAGCTGGACGGATACGTTGGGTTCGCGAACCTGCCCAATCAGGTGTACCGGAAGGCGGTGAAAAAGGGCTTCGAGCTGacgctgatggtggtgggcgAATCGGGACTGGGCAAATCGACGCTCATCAACTCGATGTTCCTGTCGGACATTTACCACGCCGAGCAGCATCCAGGACCGTCGAAGCGCATCAAAAAGACGGTTGCCGTCGAGAGTACGAAGGTGCTGCTGAAGGAGAACGGTGTCAACCTCACGCTGACCGTGGTCGATACGCCCGGGTTCGGTGATGCCGTAGACAACAGCAACTG CTGGCTACCGATTGTGGACTTTGTTGAATCGAAGTATGAGGAGTACTTGACGGCCGAGTCGCGCGTCCACCGAACGGCATTGCCCGATTCGCGCGTGCACGTGTGTCTGTACTTTATCGCCCCGTCCGGGCATGGGTTGAAACCGCTGGATATCGAGTTCATGCAGCGGCTGTGCGATAAGGTGAACATCATACCAGTCATTGCCAAGGCGGACACGCTCACCCCGGAGGAAATTACTCTGTTCAAGAAGCAG ATCCTGAATGAAATCGCTCAACACAAGATCAAAATCTACGATTTCCCGGATCCGatggacgaggaggaggatgcAAAAGTGCTTCGACAGCTTCGTAGCCGCGTACCGTTCGCGGTTGTCGGAGCAAACGCGATTATTGAGATCGATGGACGCAAAGTTCGTGGACGCCGCTATCCGTGGGGCGTTGCTGAAG TTGAGAATCTGGACCATTGTGATTTCATCGCTCTGCGCAATATGGTCATTCGAACGAACCTGCAGGACCTGAAGGATGTGACAAACAATGTGCACTACGAAAACTATCGCTGCCGAAAATTGGCCGGTCTCGGTACCGATGGCAAGGCCAAGCTGAGCAATAA CTTATGCAATATTGGAACGGTTAACACAAATGGTACTGGATG GAATCCGCTGGCCCAGATGGAGGAAGAAAAGCGGGAACACGAGTCGAAGATGAAAAAGATGGAAGCCGAAATGGAGCAAGTGTTTGAGATGAAGGTGAaggagaagaagcaaaagttGAAGGACTCGGAAGCCGAACTAACCAGACGCCAcgaggaaagaaagaag GCTCTCGAGCTTCAAATACGCGAGCTGGAGGATCGCAGGAAGGCTTTCGAGCAGGAAAAATCGGAATGGGAACAGCAGAACGGCGTTACGCTTGACGAGCTGCGCCGCAAGAGTCTGGAAGCGAACAGCAAAGA GACCGCGTCTCTTGCATCAAGAAGTTCCGATGAGTCGAAGGGCAGGCGCGTGTTCGGATCGTTGCTGCGACGGCACACTAGCTTCGGAGCGCCGGACGCCGTCCGAGGCGTTACCGGTGCGGCCGGTTCGACTTCCACTCTCACTACTAGCGCTAACAATAACAGCAGCACGGTGCCACCCAGTCCGCAAGATCATAACGAATCGTAA